Proteins encoded together in one Desulfuromonas acetoxidans DSM 684 window:
- a CDS encoding Arm DNA-binding domain-containing protein has product MGKIRTRKETGKLLFDFFYNGVRCREQTLMEDTPANRQRLESFMAQIDREIAQGTFNYEKYFPDSTNLPKIIEAAKPVEEVEPIPWVQTDSAPLFKDFAEEWYLENEIAWKITYQKTIQGTINNYLNPRFGEMKVSHITKGDILKFRSTLAKVPIGNKVGLSPSRINHIMTGLRMILNDAADRHNFNTPFVGIKPLKVPRTEVDPFTIEEVQTFLNTVRADFKNYYTVRFFTGMRTGEVDGLQWKYVDFERREILIRETLVERRIETPKTAGSIREITMSGPVYEALKAQHEVTGDFKFVFCTRTGEPLDHCNITKRIWHPTLNLLKLKKRRPYQTRHTMATLWLAAGENPEWIARQMGHTSTEMLFTVYSRYVPNLTRRDGSAFENLLASRGGGHV; this is encoded by the coding sequence ATGGGTAAAATACGGACACGAAAAGAAACTGGAAAGCTTCTCTTTGACTTCTTTTATAACGGTGTCCGCTGCCGGGAACAAACCCTCATGGAGGATACCCCGGCCAACCGGCAACGACTTGAGAGCTTCATGGCCCAGATTGATCGGGAGATTGCTCAGGGAACATTCAACTACGAAAAGTATTTTCCTGACAGCACCAACCTGCCCAAAATTATCGAAGCCGCGAAGCCAGTTGAGGAGGTGGAACCAATACCGTGGGTCCAAACAGACTCGGCTCCGCTTTTCAAAGATTTTGCCGAAGAATGGTACCTGGAAAATGAAATTGCCTGGAAGATCACCTATCAGAAGACGATTCAGGGAACGATCAACAATTATCTCAATCCCCGATTCGGAGAAATGAAGGTCAGCCACATCACCAAGGGTGACATCCTTAAATTCCGGTCTACACTCGCCAAAGTCCCGATCGGAAACAAAGTCGGCTTATCGCCGTCTCGGATTAATCACATCATGACAGGGTTGCGTATGATTCTTAATGATGCAGCTGACAGGCATAACTTTAACACGCCTTTTGTCGGGATAAAACCACTGAAGGTTCCCAGAACCGAGGTTGATCCGTTTACCATTGAAGAAGTTCAGACTTTTCTCAACACGGTGCGTGCGGACTTTAAAAACTATTACACAGTACGTTTTTTTACCGGAATGCGTACCGGTGAAGTTGATGGTCTTCAGTGGAAATATGTCGACTTTGAGCGCCGGGAAATCCTCATCAGAGAAACTCTGGTAGAAAGACGCATTGAAACACCGAAGACCGCCGGCTCCATTCGTGAGATCACCATGTCAGGCCCGGTCTATGAGGCCTTGAAGGCCCAGCATGAAGTCACCGGTGACTTCAAGTTTGTCTTTTGTACACGAACCGGAGAACCACTAGATCATTGCAATATCACCAAGCGTATCTGGCATCCAACGTTAAACCTGCTCAAGCTAAAAAAGCGCCGACCTTACCAGACACGGCACACCATGGCGACTTTGTGGTTGGCCGCAGGAGAAAATCCGGAATGGATCGCCCGCCAGATGGGACACACATCAACAGAGATGTTGTTCACCGTCTATTCCCGTTATGTCCCGAACCTGACCCGTCGTGACGGATCAGCGTTTGAAAACCTGCTGGCATCACGCGGAGGTGGTCATGTTTAA
- a CDS encoding HD domain-containing protein, translating into MFNNLQSILSQQSETFSGIFRVRYPAWGQTRHGDPYVKMSIEDNSASIQAYCCRKLTAYELSLRDLMCSQIEGRIREYKQEKIIQIVSSSPCEAEQREQAIQLIPMSVCPQPWLLSYLESAVERITIAPLRTFVNSVLADDTIAFPYIACPASLKHHHNYPGGLLAHSLECFQMVEKHYHFPRQDYELGLASALFHDIGKILTMTHTMKRTTIGATTEHEKLTFEVLAPYLQELAKNWPDGEKQLRYLLSWKLKRRIPRYNMADLVACCDRISAGADMQKKRLAS; encoded by the coding sequence ATGTTTAATAATCTACAATCCATCCTCAGTCAGCAGAGTGAGACCTTTTCCGGAATTTTCCGTGTCCGCTATCCCGCATGGGGACAAACCCGCCACGGAGATCCGTATGTCAAGATGAGCATCGAAGACAACAGTGCATCAATACAGGCCTATTGTTGTCGAAAATTGACCGCATATGAGCTTTCCTTACGGGACCTCATGTGCAGCCAAATTGAAGGACGAATCAGGGAATACAAACAGGAAAAGATTATCCAGATTGTAAGCTCCTCTCCGTGCGAAGCAGAACAGCGTGAACAGGCCATACAGCTGATTCCGATGAGTGTATGTCCTCAACCGTGGTTGCTGTCCTATCTGGAGTCTGCTGTTGAGAGAATAACCATTGCCCCGCTGCGCACCTTTGTCAATTCAGTGCTCGCTGATGACACTATTGCCTTCCCCTACATTGCCTGCCCCGCCAGCTTGAAACATCATCACAACTACCCTGGCGGGTTACTGGCCCACAGTCTGGAATGCTTTCAGATGGTGGAAAAACATTACCACTTCCCGCGGCAGGATTATGAACTGGGACTGGCTTCAGCCCTCTTCCACGACATCGGGAAAATACTGACCATGACCCACACCATGAAAAGAACCACCATCGGTGCCACGACGGAGCATGAAAAGCTCACCTTTGAAGTCCTGGCTCCTTATCTGCAAGAACTTGCCAAGAACTGGCCGGATGGAGAAAAACAGCTTCGCTATCTGCTCTCCTGGAAGCTCAAACGGCGAATCCCTCGTTACAATATGGCCGACCTCGTCGCCTGCTGTGACAGAATCAGTGCT